Part of the Halomarina litorea genome is shown below.
GACACCTCACAGGAACCGCTGGGACAGCGCCCGTTCGCGTGGGCCTCGAACTCCGTCTCGAAGCGCTCGACAGCCGTCCCGACGCTGCGGGCGGCCGACTGCCCGAAGTCACAGATGCTCGATTCGCCCACCGTCCGCGTGAGTTCTCGGATCATGTCGTCGTCGTAGGTACCGTCGTAGACGTCGCGCAGCAGGTCGAGGAGCTGTTTCGACCCCTCACGGCAGGAGAAGCAGCGACCGCAGTTCTCCTCGCTGGCGAAGCGGACGCGCTCGCCCACGTCCGCCACCACACAGCGGTCGTCGTTCAGCAGTTCGACCGTCCCCTCGGTGCCGAGTCCCGCGTTCGAGAGGGCGAGCGCGCTCGCACCGTGGTCGAGCGTCGGGGTGAACCCGCCGAACTGACCGCCGACGCAGGCCATCTTGAAGCCGCCCTCGGTGTCGACGGCGTCCCGGACCGCGGCCAGCGAGCCCCCGGTGGGGAGTTCGACCGTCGCCGGCGTCTCGACGTCGCCGGAGACGGTGAGCACGCGCGTCCCCGGGTCGGCGTCGCCGGCGTCGAACGCGCCGGGGTCGGCGAGCGCCTCGCGTATCTGGGCGAACGTCCGGGGCGTGTGGACGACCGTCGGTCGCCCGTAGAGCCCGTGGCGCGCCGGTCCTGGCGGGCGGAGCCGTGCTTCGAGGCGGTCGTTGCCCTCCAGCGCCTCCAGGGCCATGGTGAACTCGCCGGCAATGTACTCGTCGGGACCGGAGACGACCTGCGGGGTGTCGGCGTCGCCGCTCCCCGCCCCGTCCCCCGCGTCGTTGACGAGCGCGCGTCCCGCGCGGCGCGTCCGGCGGCGCGCGAGTTCGTCGGCCTCGTTCGTGTAGACGACGACGTCGCCCGGCCCCGCCCCGACCAGTTCGGCGACGGCCAGCGCGCCGTCGAGGACCGTCCCCGGCGCGCCGCCGAGGAGCGTCCGGTCGCCCTCGTTCCGGTGGTCGCTCTCGTTGGCGTTCACCACCACGACCGGGTCGCCCGAGGCCTCGCGGACGGTCTCGACGGTCCCGGCGACGGGGGCGT
Proteins encoded:
- a CDS encoding NADH-ubiquinone oxidoreductase-F iron-sulfur binding region domain-containing protein — its product is MNDSGISGRGTSVVRVTVSHSHHQSDEGGPPDEGRSERGRRLLGAARDADGDAAVLEVGSTGVRALEPLVLVTDGGRTAYHPRPSFERVQALAAGAGSGDVGADEAAWVVEHDPDIDSLPTPSEGPLAVGHRRVLGGCGWVDPEGGARPDAARLAREDPEDALDSLRDIGVLGRGRGDATRDAPVAGTVETVREASGDPVVVVNANESDHRNEGDRTLLGGAPGTVLDGALAVAELVGAGPGDVVVYTNEADELARRRTRRAGRALVNDAGDGAGSGDADTPQVVSGPDEYIAGEFTMALEALEGNDRLEARLRPPGPARHGLYGRPTVVHTPRTFAQIREALADPGAFDAGDADPGTRVLTVSGDVETPATVELPTGGSLAAVRDAVDTEGGFKMACVGGQFGGFTPTLDHGASALALSNAGLGTEGTVELLNDDRCVVADVGERVRFASEENCGRCFSCREGSKQLLDLLRDVYDGTYDDDMIRELTRTVGESSICDFGQSAARSVGTAVERFETEFEAHANGRCPSGSCEVSHS